The following proteins are co-located in the Tiliqua scincoides isolate rTilSci1 chromosome 8, rTilSci1.hap2, whole genome shotgun sequence genome:
- the PIMREG gene encoding protein PIMREG codes for MASVLQSMESAVGWRSHKILSELEDSPLPDRFKKKSSCNLSTLRMSLRKRMPLKEVEINFNENPTWESLEAKEKSQSLQALTRMATNVLGTVSQKIQKSCHGPTRSLMTSLASVGNTGCSTKTKGSSPRTPRRKSKRLTAASTPVSATKILTPSGQRSSTQPGSHRFKREALQLRRSRRAAALRSPYGSPASAGRQRQLDCDLELVSTGIRQLKRLSRAFNDIIVQEERDQAITNYYQVMARNMQSARLRSRNLSRFLRKRQAAQLQRTLGGWAKHHLKQY; via the exons ATGGCATCTGTGCTCCAAAGCATGGAGTCGGCTGTGGGCTGGAGGAGCCACAAGATACTGTCTGAGCTGGAGGACAGCCCCCTGCCGGACCGATTCAAGAAAAAGTCCTCCTGCAACTTGAGCACTCTCCGAATGTCCCTAAGAAAACGAATGCCCCTGAAGGAAGTGGAGATCAACTTTAACGAGAACCCAACCTGGGAGAGCTTGGAAGCCAAGGAGAAGAGCCAGAGcctccaggcactgaccagaatGGCCACAAACGTCTTGGGCACGGTGTCGCAG AAGATCCAGAAGAGCTGCCACGGCCCCACTCGCTCCCTGATGACCTCTCTCGCTTCCGTGGGCAACACTGGGTGCTCCACCAAAACCAAGGGCTCATCCCCTCGGACCCCTCGGCGGAAGAGCAAGAGGCTCACTGCTGCCTCGACCCCAGTGTCTGCCACCAAAATCCTGACTCCGTCTGGCCAAAGGTCTTCCACACAGCCTGGCTCCCACCGGTTCAAGAGAGAGGCCCTCCAGCTCCGGAGATCAAGGAGGGCCGCGGCCCTGagaagcccctatgggtctcctgctTCTGCTGGCCGCCAAAGGCAA CTTGACTGCGATCTAGAGCTGGTTTCCACTGGCATCCGGCAGCTGAAGCGTCTCTCTCGGGCCTTCAATGACATCATAGTGCAAGAGGAGAG AGATCAAGCAATCACGAACTATTACCAAGTCATGGCGCGGAACATGCAGTCTGCTCGCCTGCGTTCTCGGAACCTCTCCAGATTTCTGCGCAAGAGGCAGGCGGCGCAGCTGCAGCGGACACTTGGTGGCTGGGCCAAGCACCACTTGAAGCAGTATTAA